Genomic segment of Panicum virgatum strain AP13 chromosome 9N, P.virgatum_v5, whole genome shotgun sequence:
tataatttttcacgacgaatctaatgtcggtaattaatctatgatcagctacagtgatgttacagtaattatcatctaatcacgcggtcaaaaatctcattagattcatcagaGTTCCTAACGCAGGGATTCTGAAGTTAGtgttgtaaactgactttatttaatatagtaattagcggtcaaactaTTGTTTTCCTAGAATTCGAGGAAACCAAACAACCAAGGCTCATCCTCCGGGCTCCGGCCTTTtacgccgccgcctgccttcCAAGCCGGAAGCGCAGGCCGCACCCTCCGCTCAGCATGCGCTCGCCGCGGAAGACGAAGCATAAAGGAGTCAACGCTAGCTCTGTCCGCGAAGTCAAAATGTCCTCAGTCCTCGACGCCGGACTTCCACCTGATGACCGATGACGCCACTCTCGACGAGCATCACCCACCTTACCGGCAGGAAAATGGCAGCACCGCAGCAGCTTGCATTGGGCCTGTCTCTTCTGAGACTTCTTGTTCATTGTAGATGTCCTTGGCTTCGCTGTCATTCCACCTAATCGCTACCTCACTTCTTCTCCATAGATCTCGAGAGGTCAAATGGACTAAAGCGATGACCCGACTCCCTGCTGGCTGATCCACTTGCATCACTGCTAGCAAGTCTCGTTGAACCCCTGGTGTGTATGCAAGACCTTACCTTTGGGTTTGGTAGTGATCTGGAATCTTCAGGGAAATGCAGATGTAATGCGTTGGTAATTCTTCAGACTGGAACGAGACCTGGAAAATGGAAACGACTTGAAATTTTCTCCAAAAACCAGGACGGACGGGGGGTCGACCTGGTCACCAGCCTCCCCGCCAATGGTTACTTCAGGCCATGGCGTTGGCACTGCATTTTCGGCCGTCAGACTAAGCCTGTCCACGAGATGGAGACTACGACTGCATCCTTCTGGAACTCAATGACGCCGGGTTCCTGGAGAGAACGCAGCCCGTTCGGTATTCCGTATTGGGcaggaagttttttttttgagaaaaagggttggattttattaaatatagattGATATTACATCCAGCCCCTTGCAAAGGAGCCCCACAACAAAGAAAATTACATTGAAGTCCTTGTAAGAAGCTCCTGGAGATCGTCGTTTCTGTCGGCCAGAATCGCCGCTGCTCGTCTGTGTCCATTGCCAGTAACAGAGCACGTCGAGGAGGAAGCTCAAAGCCGACACCCCAACTGACGATGCAATATCACGTTTGAACACCAGCAGTAGCACGGCTACGAACAAACCGTACCATAAAACGTTGAACGCATCGGCAAATAGCCCGCTCTTGGCCACATCATCGTCACGCAGACCGGGATCAGACGCCAATCGCCTCCATGAACAACCCCAGTTGACGGAAGACGAAGACCTCAAGACGGGGACTGGAAACTCCAACCCAGAACTAGCGGGAAGGAGGAGAACATACCTCACAACAACAGCTCCACCAGAGAATTCTTGGAGGGACAAAATACCGGCGCCATGGACAAAGTCTCTGGCCCGGAAATATTTGTTCAGCCTCACCCTGGAGATAACGCCTCCGCCATCGATGAGATCGAAGAACAGAAATCCTCCAATCAGTAACGACACCGATGAGGAAATTAATCTAACTCTAGCTAGATCTACTAGATTAGAGAGGAATATATACACCGGCTGCATCTCTCCTCTTTCCCCATACCCGCTCGAGCCAAAACAGGCGCCGGCGAGGATGGGGATCGAAGGAGATCGGCGCCGGAAGCGAATCGCCTTCCGGTCGCCTTCACTCAACTGTAGCAAAGCAGGGGAAGGGTCGAGAAGGAGAGTGGGCAGGAAGCAAGCAGGCGATGTTGAAGAGTGTTCGGGTCCATGGCCCTGCCATTCAGCACTGTGAGACTGGGCCCATGGGCCTGCGCTGCATAAATACCGGAGGCACAGGCCCATGGGCCATGGGCGCATTTGATTTAAGATTTTAAGCTTTTCTTTGGCGCGTCAGTGCGCCTACATCGCTGTTTTGGCAAACGACATGGCATCGATCGATTGTGTAGTATACTGTACGAACAAGGCTCGATTTTTTTAGAGTTTCAGGGCGATTGCCCCAGTCTTACTTAACGAAAGACCAGACAACATTCAGTTTAGAGCATAGAGTTTGCTGGCAGTAGAACAGCCTTTAAGCTGACAGAAAGGATAATCGAAGAAACGACTACCCTATTACAATACAGCACCAGAAGGCGCAGGCAGAGAGCCAAAATTTCAGGAACAAGGCTCAATTCACGAAGCTTTTGACGACTCCGAGGCATCTGGTTAATGTACGTCGTAGGGTATACGTAGGACTTTGTGACAGATCTAGTACCGGCCGGTATGGTAAATGATGTCCTTGTAAAACATCTATCAGACTATCACAATCCATTGCTCTGTAAAGGCCATGTATGATGATCACATCCTCGCGGCTAGCCACTCATGGCGATCGATCAGGTTCATCAGCTGCTGCCACTCCAGCTAATGATGAGCGGCGCAGCCTTTTGTGCTCATACGCTGCTATGGGATAAAAGCTCCTCGAGCTTGAATCATCATCCAGATCTTGACTATGCCGGGCACTGAACATAGTAGCTTTCTGCAAGAACTTGTTGGAAAATTTTCAGCCACTTGACAGGTTAACCACGACGTTGTTGCATCGCCCGTGAACTTGCATATTGCATTGTGTGGGGAGGCGGAGGACCAGAGACAGCAAGCACCTCCCCCCCTTCAATTCAGCGCATTCAAGGCCGTTTGGTCGATCGGTCACCAGAGCCAGAGCCAGCACAGGCAGCCGCGCGAGCGCGTCTCAGATCGATCGACACCGCGCGTGCTGGTGCTGGCGGACGACAGCCTCCCGCGAGCCGCgagccgcccggcccggcccccgGCAACCAACGTGGCCCGCGACCACCTTACCAGCCGAGAAAagttgccggccggccggccggtgccaCCATCTGCCATGCGCGCGCTAGAgctcggcgtggccgcggcagcGCCCAAGAGTCTTCTCTGTGGAGAGTAAGACTCGAGAGATCAAATACACAGAGGAGGCCTAACAGCTAGAGATATCTACAGGCTCAGCTCCGAGACAGTTGACGCCGCGGCTGCCCTCGCCCACGCCCAGCTCCGAGATGGATCGGAGTCGGAGTCACCACCCTACGGCGGCCGGGCCGCGCGCACACGCAGGGATCGAGATGGCATGCACGCGTGCTGGTCGGGATCTGCCTGCCCAACCCACCTGCCATTGTTGCCGGTCTGATCTGAAGTTCAGAACTACCTTAGCAGAGAGTCCCCATCACTCGCGTAACGTCGTGGCCCGCCACCTTATTCTCCGGCGCGTGGGGCCCTGTACGCGTAGATGCCTTTCTGCATGGCAATTGGCATGGCACCAAAAGGTTCCTTGGATCTGCAGGCAGCCACAGGCCATGTACAAGTACCCTGCGACGAGGCAGGCTTGTGATTGGGCGCTGGGATGGGTACGGTACAGGTGCCCATGCAGCAAGGTACAAAAAGGAAACAGCGAGGCAGCGTACGCGATGTTTAGGGGGGTGTTGGGCATGGGTAGCCTGTCATGCCAGACGAATGTCTGTCTTCCTTCCCAACAATGAACCAATCAGAGATGCGTGGAGCTTCTTTTCCGAAACGAAAGATACTGTTATTCTCTTTGGCAAGGAAAAAAACTGGAATTCAAAGATACTTGTTTTGAAGGTGTATATCTGAATAATTTTGTCGGTTTCTTATTACGAAATGTGTACCAGAAGGGTTGTGTTGCCAACAAAGATGCACTACGAGTCGTATATGCTTTTGAGGATAAATTGTCACTTTTGGATGAGGTTTATTTGTTTATTTCCTGAGTTTTTGTATTTGGCTGAATCCCAACTACAAGCCACTACACATCATCCATCATGGAAGATGGGGAAAAGCAGGTTGTTCTGCTCTGTACTGGCTGCATGCTCCTTATCCATCTCTAAAGGAGAGGCTAGTTTTTCAGAGGAAAAGAAAGGTTCTTATTAAGAGGCCATTCGGTTCATGAACTTATTCCTAGATGATTTTTTTCATATACAAATGATGAGTAGTCCCACACTCCCACATGCTTCCGGACTGATGGTGGATTTCTTTATTTACTAACTAGACATACAGTACAACAGCATAGCCTGTGTTAGTTAATTCGGTTGGAGCATGTAACTGCAAGAGTAATAATCCATTCGAAATACGCTGCATAGCTATTACCGGAGCCATGAGAACTACCTTGGGTGTTGATAAGAATGTGTTCATAAGGAATATACTGCCACATGTACAAATGCGTAAATTATACACATAAATGTAATCACACTTGACGAGATGGTGAAAATATCATTCCTAAGATTTCAGACACAGATAGCACAAATAGGAATGATTTGTTGCTTCAAATTGGTGCAGAAATTAAGCTTGGCTCTAAACACAAATTGTGTGTCACATATTGGGATAATACTAGCCATACTTATGAAGAGATTAATTCTGACCAGAAATTACTTCATGCTATTGACCATTTGCAGTGCTACCCCAACTAAACTTATCCCTTCTGTTTCCACAACAAGCCCTGTGACAAGAAGGTACAAGTGCAATTTGCAAAAATGCCTTTTTTCTGTTATTACAACCTCACTGATGAGTTTTTCCATGCAGTATGTCAAAAAGGTTGCAGCTAGAGCCATCCACACCAAGTACAGCCATCTCTCCTGTCCAAACACCTAGCTCTCTATGACAAGGGGGAATAACTCCTTCAATCTTTATGTGTTCTTGCTTGTTATCTTTACTTCAGTTAGTTGACATGCTTTTGTATCTATTTTGTAGCCGCAAGAGGATGCTGTAATTTGAAGGCTCTATACAGCCTATTACTTGCTCAGCTCTATCTCCAATGTCTGTCAATGATAAGCGAAAGGCAAAAAGGTAGTTAGGTccaagaaaatgaaaaatgtaGGTTATGTAGTATGTTGTTTAGTTGTGGCATTATTATATGGGCACTTGGTGCTATCAGGATAGTTAGATGTGGTTCAAACATGTCTTTTGGAAATCTGGACGTGTAAGATCTTTTTCTTTTACCATGCCATATTGTAAGGGTGAATTCTGTAGCCAAATATGGTTGAACCTGCTATTTGTATTTGTGATCTGCATGTTAAAATGTCCAACAAACAATCTGTTATATTGGCTCTTTTATATTGCTCATATAAGGATGTGAAGGGATAAGGGTATACTTATCTTTTATAAGAGTGCTGATACCTCTTTGAGAGGATATATTATTATACACATCATAATGTCCAGCAGCAAATTGCCACTGAATGAATTGTAGCAGTCTATGTCAAAGACAACATCTTTTAGTGGTCTGTAGCAAAAACCACCTTTTTAAAATATCTAGCAGCCAATTTTAATTTACCAACACATAACAACCCGCCTCCTGCGGCTCAATCTGTGCTTGGCTGCTTGCAGCGAACCTCCCCGGATCGGGAGAGTCTAGTAGTCCACGCGCAGTCGCGCACGCGGCGTTCATGAGTTTATCATTGACATGGGACAAGCTCGAGACAGCCCGCCGCCTCCATCTCACTGACAGCTCGACTCAGATCCCTCGCCATCATTGTACACACAACTCCCAACCTTAACAGACCACCACTGTGCATCATCAGCAGCTATCTAGCTAGCCGCCACTGGTCCTTGTTAATTGGGTAGCTCCACGGGCAGTACAAGAGCATGCACGCAGGGCGCCAGTAGATCGATGCCTGCACTGCTGCAGCACTACATCTTCTTTTTTAGGAGTACCTCCTGATCAGGAGCTAGAACGCGCTTAGCAGGAGGTAAGATCTGTGCTTAGCGCCAGCTAATGGCGCAGCAGTCATCCTCGAAGCTGCTGTCGATCCAGCTCAGCCGTCGTCCTCGTCAGATCAGATGGTACCATGCCGACATAACCTTGACTCTGAAGGATGATGAGCTAGTAGCGCGGTAATTGAAATAATTAATCTTAATCCATTGATTAGCAGTAAACTAGTAATTAATTAACAGCGGTGTACAATACGGCAGTGCTAATGGGACTACTAGATTAATTAGCGAGTCAACACGGGCTTGCATCTCTGGCTACCCCAGCTGGATGGTTAGGCCGGGTCCTAGGCTCCTGGCTAGTGTCTATTCGTCGATCGATCAACAACAAAAATGCTTTTGCTTTGATTCTGAATCATGGACGACGGCGTCAGAAGTGATCGAACAGCTGCTGCACGTCGGCGGCCTTGTCGTCGCACCGgtgcagcggcgcggcggcgggcggcaccaCGGGCGGGGGCGACGACCGCAGCAGCGCCAGGTTGAGGCCCTTGAAGAAGCCGTGCGCCTTCacgtcggcggcgccgcgctTGGACCCGAGCCGGGTGCGCGGGTCCTTGTCCAGGAGCCGCGCGATCAGgtcccgcgccgcggcggcgtcgccgtgggAGGCCGCCGGGGCGGCGGGGAACTCGAGCGGGCGGCGCACGATGTTGCGGAGCGTGGCCTCGTTGGTCTCCCCCACGAACGGGGTGCGCCCGTAGATGAGCTCGTAGAGGAAGACGCCGTAGGCCCACCAGTCCACGgccgcgccgtggccgccgccgcgggcgaccTCGGGGGCCACGTACTCGTGCGTGCCCACGAAGGAGCTCGACCGCGCGTCCACGGGCTCCGCCACGAACcgcggccggggcgcggcggcgcggcgcttccACCTCCGCAGCCGGAGGAGCTGCAGCTCCGGGATCGGGAGGCagatcggcgccggcgcccgggcGTCCTCCCCCTTCTTGTCGGAGCCCCCGCTCCTGGCGTCCTccagcgacggcgacgccgtggACTCGAGCGAGAGGTCGAAGTCGGTGAGCATGATGTGGCCGTCGCCCCGGATGAGCACGTTCTCGGGCTTGAGGTCGCGGTACACGATGCCCATCATGTGCAGGTACTCGAGCGCGAGGAGCACCTCCGCGGCGTAGAACCGCGCGGAGGCGAGCGGGAAGCGGCGGCCCGGCatgcggtggcggagggagTGGAGGTCGCCGCCGGGGCAGAACTCCATGACGATGCACGAGAAGTCCGTGCCGGCGTCGAAGTCCGCGAACATGGTGGGCAGGAACGGGTGGTCGAGCCGGCGCAGGACGCGcttctcggcggcggcgcggcccagcTTGCCCTTCctggcgagcgcgcggcggtcCACCACCTTCATGGCGTaggcgcacgcggcggcggcggcctcggcctgGCCGCCCTCGAGGCGGCAGAGGTAGACGGTGCCGATGTCCCCGGCCCcgacgcggcggaggagcgtgaaGTCCCGCGGCCCGAGCGCCCGGCCCCGGATGGGCGCCCACGCCACGTCGCTCGCCCGGTGCGGGCGCCgcggggacgacgacggcgtcgCGGCCGACGACGAGTCCAGGGAGAAGGTCGACGACCGGTCcgcctggctgctgctgctgctgctgctgcttgtactgctgctgctcgcgGAGCTGACGCTGGAGGCCGCGGCGTCGGGGTAGGGCGACGACTGTGGATCGAGCATGGTGGtcgtggtggtgctggtggcgGCGTTGTTTGGAGGCTTGGGCGGTGACGaagacgcgggcgcggcggctgcggcggcggacgaggagGCCGGAGCGGCCATTTTATAGCGCTGCGGTTGCCGCTGGCGTCGGATCGGTAGATCTCTGGTTGGTCTTCTGCTGTGGTTTTTCTAATGGAGCTTTGCGCGTTCGGCGAAGGTGGTTGCGGGCGCAGCGGCGGTTTTATAGCCGGCCAGCGGCAGAGGGGTGAGGGAGTGAGCTGCCTGGCCGCTGAAACCTGCAGGCCTGGTGTCGGCCACGTGGACGTGCCACGTTGCAGGTGAGGTAACCATCGTGTGACTACACATACGAAGAAGGTTCCCTGTGCCTCATCTTGTTCTTTTTTCCTTGCAAGGCCCGTACGTTCCTCGTGTGACCTCATAGAAAGCTTCTCTCGATCCACTGGTTACGCCCTAGAGAACGTTTGAAAAATGGCAGTACGTAAAGATTTAGAAGTTTGGAGGATGTCAATATTCAGGATAAAAGTATTCGTCTATTTTCAATTCGTGACCTCGTGGGCCGTGGCTCTCATTGTCTTCGTGTGTATCTTTGACGATTATTTTCAATCCGAGTGAATTTAATTTGTACAGTGTACGCGAGATGAACTCTTGCTATATCATATTTTTGTGACAAATATATAGATAAGACTCTACTGCTTTCAATCCAAATATCAAAAGTTTTAAGCGTGTTAATTTCTTTCTTTTGACAAGAGAGGAAAGCAACATCCGAACGGATATACGTCTCCCACCTCTCCCGTCCTGTGCCGTCTATTTCTACTCTGTCTTTTCACCCTCTTCGGTCCCATTTTTCTTCGTCTCACTTTCACGTTTCACCACAAACTATCGATGTTGGAGCACTTAACCCccccaaacaaaaaaaacggaTATCTAATGGCTCCATCTATCCAAAACCATGCACTTAACCCCCTGGCTGGTTTCCCCTAGCGGTTTGGCCACCGTGGACGCGGATGGAGCCTCCTGGACACAAGGAGAAAGCTAAAGCATGGGAGCACCTCATGGGAGAAGGCGTGCAGCAAGAAGcactcgccgccggcctgctcgCGTCCACGAGCCACGCGTCGAAGGACCCGCGCAGCAGGTGTTGCCGGGGAGCACAAGCAGGGGCGGCAGCGGggccacgccgcggccgcgcgcggcggcgccagcaCACGGACTGCACCCTGCGCGGTCGACGCGAGGCAGGGGAGGAAGCTGAGCATGATGACGGGCTGTTTCTCTTACAGGAAAAAACATCAGTGCACATGTGTCTCTTTGCATTAGCATTCCTATAATGTTTTGAACTGAACTTGTCCAAATTTACAGCAAAAGACATCAGTTCACAGGAATTGCTCAGCTCCCAGCACTAACCCTGAGTAACATCAGTGCACAGCACTAACATAAGTGCACTTGCTGTGACATGCTATCATGAGCACTAAATATTTACAACAAAAGTTAACTTCAGTGCACAACACTAGGAATGACATCAGTTTACAGAAGATTGGTTCTATCAGAAAAGAAGTATCCTCAGTAGCTAGACATTTTCAGTAGTTGTCACCAAACAATAGATAAGAAACCCCTCTGGTCCTTGCAATGCTATTTCTGGCTTGGTGAAGTGGTCCATGAGAAGATGTTGCAACTGCTGGTCTTGGTGCTTGAAAAGTTGATGCATTAAATGGCATTTGTGTTTGAGCAGGAGCTGCCCTTGTTGCATGAGCATGAGCTGGCCTTGTCGATTGATTTGGAGCTGACCTTGGACCTGCAGCAGAAGCTGTCCTTGGGGCTTCAACAAAAGCTCTAGGGGCCTTTGGTGCTCTTCCCTTCAAGATGAGGATATGGTTTTCACTGAATTAACAAAACAGAAAAAAGAGGAAGGCAATATGAAATTTTCTTACACTTGATCCTTCAGCAACTGTTGCAGCCTCACTTTGCTTCCTCTTTTTCGCAGCATCTATTTTGATGTGTGCATTTTTTCTCTTGCCTGCTTCCTTGTTGTAGGGGCACTTTCTGATGTTGTGAGTTGTTTTCCGGCACAAGCTGCATCGCATTTGCACTCCAACCTTGTTAAGCTTTGTTCCAGCAGGTTTCTCACCAACCTCCCTAGTTCTCTTAGTCTTCTTTCTCCCCGGCTTCCTGACATAAGGAGGAGGATGTGGCCTTAGCATGTCTAAAACTGGCCAGCTCTCTTGGCCTTCAACAGGTTGCAAGCAGAACTGGTATGTTTTCATGTATTCTGTGATTGAGAAACATGGATGAATGAACTTATCCAAATTCTGTGAGTTCATATAGATTGCACTGATTGCATGGCAGCATGGAAGTCCGGATAGTTGCCAATATCTGCAGCTACAAGTTCCTTCACCAAGATTGACAGTGAACTTCATCTTATCCTTCTCCTTCACCTCAAACCCATCTTGTCCATTCTATAGCACATAGCACTTGGCTGATCTTTCTATGTTCAGCTTAAGTTTCTTGAACACATTTGGACAAATTGTGCCTTGCCATTTTTCTGCCTTGGTCCTGTTCTCTTGAATTCTAACCATCACTTTGCACCTTATGATTTCATTCATAGAAATGACAGGAAGGAACCTAGAATCCATGATGGAGTTGTTGAAGGATTCACACATGTTGTTATCCACCGAATCACAGTTAGATCCCAGCTTGAAAAAGGCCCTGCACCAATGCTCAGGATCTATTTTTAACATGTCCTTAGCCCCATCAACAGTCTCTTGAGCAAGCTTTGCTCTGTTATAGTTGAAAATGACTTGACATGATGATTTAGCACATCTCTAGAATTTCCTTTGCAACTTTTGACCTCCATACTTTTTCCTCCAATTTACATATATGTGCCTTGCACACATCCTATGCTCAGCTCTAGGTACCAGCTCACTTACAGCTTTCAAAAGACCCTTTTGTTGGTCATATATAAGCACCCACCCTTCACCTCCATTACTGATTTTCAAGTCCTTCTGCAGCAAGCCTAGAAACCAATACCAGGAGTCATAAGTCTCATGTTCCACATATGCCCATGTAATTGGATACATCTGGTTATTTGCATCCCTTCCAATGGCACATAGCAACTCACCACTGGTGGCACCCTTGAATCAACACCCATCCAGCCCAACTACCCTTCTGCATCCAGCAAGAAATCCTTTTTTGCAAGCATCAAAACATACATAGAACCTCTGAAATACTTTCTTCATGACCATCTCTGGATCCATAACCACCACCACTGTGCTACCAGGGTTGCTTCTAAGTAATTCTGCTTGGTAATCATATATCTTTGAGTATTCACCTTTGGTAGAGTCCAATGCCTGTTGTAGCACCAAATGTTTGGCTCTCTTGCACTTGGCAATGGACACATCACAATGAAAATCATTCAGCACAGCCTGCCTGATCAGTTCCACCTTCCATGTGGGATTGTCCCTGATCTGATCCTTGTATTTATCAGCAATCCTCCTAGAAGTCACCAACTTATTATCCCTCCTAGGTGGACAACAATGTTCATTCACAAATATCACTACTTTGAACCATTCTGATTTGCTGGTTTTAGAACCATAAATCAACCATTTGCACCATTTCCAAGAGCATACAGCTCTAACCTTATTCTTCTCATCCTTGGAAACAGAAGGTGCCTATGTGTTATTAATCCATACTTAATTAGAGCTTTCTTGAACTGTCTGCTTGACCTAAAAGCCATTCGAAGAGCAAATACATGCACATGAGTTTTGCTGTCATACTTATTCTCAGTGCTCTTCCACCTCACAGTTTCACCATCACTATCTTCTCCATATGAATAATCATCACTAGAGTTCAAATAATCACTGTCACAATCTTCTAAATCCTCATGTTCAGCCCCTAAATCTACTTTCCCCCCTCTTATTTCCATTCTAATCTGCTTGGCAAACTGCCTTAGTTGTTCTGTTTCTTCATCATCTCCAGAGCTGTTCATATCCTGGGGTTGGTAGTCAGCATCTGACTCATCACTACTGCTACTGTTGGTCCCATCTTCATCCATTGATATGCCACCTTCTTCTATTGCTGCCTTGCTCTTGCCCTTGTCTGTAGCTGCTGCTAGAATAGGTGACATTGTCTCAGGGGTTGACACCTTATCAAAATCCACTTCAAGTGCCTCAACTTCCAAAACCACCCCCTCTACATATATATCAGCCACTCCACCATCAGTAATGTGCTCAGCCATTTTGCAACAAACATTGTCATCATGCAACAATCTTAGACCCTCATCCATATCCAATCCAGGAAACAACCAATGCATCTGCACTCCACTTTCCACAGACCTAAAATCAGCAAGGTGCCCTTCAATCTGAGGTAAAGAAATCTTGTCCAATTCAATATGGGCCATCCTAGTTGTTCCACCAAAGTACTGCAGATGTCCTCCAATAGTCAAGAACTCCCCTCCATAGTGAAATCTGATGGCCAAATTTCCAAAGGGATCCTTGTTGCCAAAATAAATGAGATTAATCACCTACCAAAGGTCAAACTCATCTAAATGTATCTCTCAAATTTTAGATATAATCAGGCAGACATTTAAAAAAATGTACAGACCCCCTTTCTAATCCTAATCGATGGAATCACACATACTACCTACTCCCAACTATACAATCAGTGAAAATGCATCAACAACAGGGTACCTCAACGGAAAAGCGCAAAATTTTGAATCAATTTTACTACAAATCCATGCCCTAATCCGGGTGCCCATAAAACCCCAAGTAAACCCCACTGACAGACCCTTGCCCTAGttccaatcaccaaaatcaGAAGGAGCAGAGTGCGGGTATTGATTTCGAACCACTAACCTCGGGTCTTTGCACATCACAATCACCAGGACCTTGCGCCGATCACCACATCGCCGTCCGTGTCGCCGGAGGGAAGGGGCGGAATTAGCGAGAATATGGGAGACGAACAGACGAGGGCCAATGGGATGAAGTCCACGAGTGCTCCCCTGCTTTAGGCCTTTAGCTTTCTCCCTGTGTCTCTTACAGGCTGGGACCACGCGTCAAGATGCAAAACCGCTAGGGGAAACCAGCCTGGTGGGTTAACTGCACGGTTTTGGATAGATGGGACCATTAGATATccggttttttttttgtttgggggGTTAAGTGCTCCGACGTCGatagtttggggggggggggtatgtaGACTTCTTCCCACATATCAGTGAAGTCGGTTC
This window contains:
- the LOC120692459 gene encoding protein kinase PINOID-like; this encodes MAAPASSSAAAAAAPASSSPPKPPNNAATSTTTTTMLDPQSSPYPDAAASSVSSASSSSTSSSSSSSSQADRSSTFSLDSSSAATPSSSPRRPHRASDVAWAPIRGRALGPRDFTLLRRVGAGDIGTVYLCRLEGGQAEAAAAACAYAMKVVDRRALARKGKLGRAAAEKRVLRRLDHPFLPTMFADFDAGTDFSCIVMEFCPGGDLHSLRHRMPGRRFPLASARFYAAEVLLALEYLHMMGIVYRDLKPENVLIRGDGHIMLTDFDLSLESTASPSLEDARSGGSDKKGEDARAPAPICLPIPELQLLRLRRWKRRAAAPRPRFVAEPVDARSSSFVGTHEYVAPEVARGGGHGAAVDWWAYGVFLYELIYGRTPFVGETNEATLRNIVRRPLEFPAAPAASHGDAAAARDLIARLLDKDPRTRLGSKRGAADVKAHGFFKGLNLALLRSSPPPVVPPAAAPLHRCDDKAADVQQLFDHF